A genomic stretch from Leptotrichia sp. HSP-536 includes:
- a CDS encoding rod shape-determining protein, whose amino-acid sequence MGVFDFVKIFRVNKSISIDLGTANILIYDKQRKKIVLNEPSVVARDRKTGKLIAVGREAREMLGKTPDSIQAIKPLQDGVIADIDSTKEMITYFIHKIYGNSLFKPEVMICVPIEVTSVERKALFDAVKGAKKTYIIEEGRAAIIGSGVDISQPKGSMVIDIGGGSTDIAILSLDEIIASKSIRIAGNKFDEDIVKYVKRKYNLLIGDRTAEKIKKELASALKYQSPEVMEIKGRDLESGIPNTVEVNANEIYEAIEDSLFQIVNSTREVLGKCPPELAADILDNGIVMTGGGSLIKNFIDMMEKEVKIKVFLSPNPLDSVVLGGGAAFNNKKLLRTLQMKEN is encoded by the coding sequence ATGGGAGTATTTGATTTTGTAAAAATATTTAGAGTAAATAAAAGCATCTCAATAGACTTGGGAACTGCAAACATATTAATTTATGATAAACAAAGAAAAAAAATAGTACTAAATGAGCCATCTGTGGTTGCGAGAGATAGAAAAACTGGAAAATTAATCGCAGTTGGAAGAGAAGCTAGAGAAATGTTAGGAAAAACTCCTGACAGCATTCAAGCTATTAAACCTTTGCAGGATGGAGTTATTGCAGATATTGACTCAACAAAAGAAATGATTACATATTTTATTCATAAAATTTATGGAAATTCACTTTTCAAGCCTGAAGTTATGATTTGTGTACCAATCGAAGTAACTAGCGTGGAAAGAAAAGCTTTGTTTGATGCGGTAAAAGGTGCTAAAAAAACATATATCATTGAAGAAGGAAGAGCAGCTATTATAGGTTCGGGAGTGGATATTTCACAACCTAAAGGAAGTATGGTAATTGATATAGGTGGAGGGTCTACGGATATTGCCATTTTATCGCTTGATGAAATTATTGCGAGCAAATCAATCAGAATTGCTGGAAACAAATTTGACGAAGACATCGTAAAATATGTTAAGAGAAAGTACAATTTATTAATTGGTGATAGAACTGCTGAAAAAATAAAAAAAGAATTAGCTTCAGCTTTAAAATATCAATCACCTGAAGTTATGGAAATAAAAGGTAGAGATTTGGAATCTGGTATTCCTAACACTGTGGAAGTTAATGCAAATGAAATTTACGAAGCAATCGAAGATTCTTTGTTCCAAATTGTAAATTCTACAAGGGAAGTTCTTGGAAAATGTCCGCCTGAACTAGCAGCAGACATTTTGGATAATGGGATTGTAATGACTGGTGGAGGTTCGTTAATTAAAAACTTTATTGATATGATGGAAAAAGAAGTTAAAATCAAAGTGTTCTTATCTCCAAATCCGTTGGATTCAGTAGTTTTAGGTGGAGGAGCTGCATTTAACAATAAGAAATTATTAAGAACTCTTCAAATGAAAGAAAATTAA
- a CDS encoding ATPase, which produces MKLQEITEKFKNEINQDKVSASYLFYGDKRVDLLSYALMFSKMVMTKDVQNDAEKDKIERLINNFQHPDIEIINKNNENIKIDEVREIIYSSIESSFNSPKKMFILCGIENLRKESSNALLKILEEPPQNVYFILLSRTLNIISTIKSRTIKFHLSGMNNDELGVGKEVYYFFDGNENDILEFKRQNLSLEDIQFKINTVEDILQIIFEMKNYMTGEFIIKNNLDLTIKYNKSIELLARRIRFWDIENVYFFINEIENELKKEKEFLISFLSKIIINIKHSLEAEDLKKLINLKNSIRSNVNVKSVIFNFFDILQSS; this is translated from the coding sequence ATGAAATTACAGGAAATAACTGAAAAATTTAAGAACGAAATAAATCAGGATAAAGTAAGTGCAAGTTACCTCTTTTACGGTGATAAGAGAGTTGACTTGCTTTCTTATGCACTAATGTTTTCAAAAATGGTTATGACAAAGGATGTGCAGAATGACGCTGAAAAAGACAAAATAGAACGGCTTATTAATAATTTCCAGCATCCTGATATTGAAATAATAAATAAAAATAATGAAAACATAAAAATTGACGAAGTGCGGGAAATCATCTACTCATCAATAGAATCTTCATTTAACTCGCCAAAAAAGATGTTTATTCTATGCGGAATCGAAAACTTGCGAAAAGAATCTTCAAACGCACTTTTAAAAATTTTGGAAGAACCCCCGCAAAATGTATACTTTATTCTTTTATCAAGAACATTAAATATCATTTCCACAATAAAATCCCGTACAATTAAATTTCATCTATCTGGAATGAATAACGATGAACTGGGAGTTGGCAAAGAAGTTTATTATTTTTTTGACGGAAATGAAAACGACATTTTAGAATTTAAACGACAAAATCTCTCACTTGAGGATATTCAATTTAAAATTAATACAGTGGAAGATATTTTGCAAATTATTTTTGAAATGAAAAATTATATGACTGGGGAATTTATTATAAAAAATAATCTAGATTTAACAATAAAATATAATAAAAGTATTGAACTGTTAGCACGACGAATACGTTTTTGGGATATTGAAAATGTGTATTTTTTTATAAATGAAATTGAAAATGAACTGAAAAAGGAAAAGGAATTTCTGATAAGTTTTCTTTCAAAAATCATTATAAATATTAAGCATTCTCTGGAAGCAGAAGATTTGAAAAAATTGATAAATTTGAAAAACAGCATTAGAAGCAATGTAAATGTAAAAAGTGTGATTTTTAACTTTTTTGACATTTTACAAAGTTCCTGA
- a CDS encoding AraC family transcriptional regulator: MIKAFNETMKYIEETLTDRIDERKIALLSGYSYPLFSRMFSIMVDYPLSEYIRFRKLSCAAIDLRESDEKIIEIAFKYGYESQDSFSLAFKKFHGHTPKEVRKGSAFQIFSPIRLSLSIEGGKNMDIKVMKKSAFKIAGLVERVEEGDDFANVWDKLFKKVSPEKLENLGNGQSYGACYEIEKNEKENSESKYTVNYMAGYDAQNIDKATDLGLSILEVPEAEYAVVKLKGIVPNCIHEGWKYVTGTFFPEQGYRHAGTPDFEVFSEGDMYNPDYEMELWVPIVKDKN, translated from the coding sequence ATGATTAAGGCATTTAATGAAACAATGAAATATATCGAAGAAACCTTGACTGACAGAATTGACGAGAGAAAGATTGCATTGCTTTCTGGGTATTCGTATCCGCTGTTTAGCAGAATGTTCTCAATTATGGTGGATTATCCGTTAAGCGAGTATATTCGCTTTAGAAAGTTGAGCTGTGCTGCGATAGATTTACGTGAAAGCGATGAAAAGATAATAGAAATAGCCTTTAAATACGGCTATGAATCTCAAGATTCATTTTCCTTGGCATTCAAAAAATTTCATGGGCACACGCCAAAGGAAGTCAGAAAAGGAAGTGCATTTCAAATTTTTTCTCCTATAAGATTATCTTTAAGTATTGAAGGAGGAAAAAATATGGACATCAAAGTTATGAAAAAATCGGCTTTTAAAATTGCAGGATTGGTGGAAAGAGTTGAAGAAGGTGATGATTTTGCTAATGTCTGGGATAAACTTTTTAAAAAAGTATCTCCAGAAAAATTAGAAAATTTAGGAAATGGACAAAGTTATGGAGCTTGCTATGAAATTGAGAAAAATGAAAAAGAAAATTCTGAAAGCAAGTATACAGTAAACTATATGGCTGGATATGATGCTCAAAATATTGACAAGGCAACAGATTTAGGACTAAGTATTCTTGAAGTGCCTGAAGCTGAATATGCTGTAGTAAAATTGAAAGGGATTGTTCCAAATTGTATTCATGAAGGATGGAAATATGTGACAGGGACATTTTTTCCAGAACAAGGTTATAGACACGCCGGAACGCCTGATTTTGAAGTTTTTAGTGAAGGAGATATGTATAATCCTGACTATGAAATGGAACTTTGGGTTCCGATAGTAAAAGATAAGAATTAA
- a CDS encoding Cof-type HAD-IIB family hydrolase, giving the protein MNYKLIATDMDGTLLDEKHGITKENVEAIIKVQREKDVKFVLASGRPSYAMLEYAKELQMDKYEGYVLAFNGGELIDMKTNEVIFHEGLEKKDIENVYKVSKEINVPMILYVGDTIYGTEATDGVMYEADQCKMKFQKFDTLEDLEKRGIDKTTKCMIIGKPEEVLIAQEHMNKVHGNDYFIAISKPIFLEIANKNVDKGKTLKKLGEIENIKPEEMIAVGDSANDKPLLEYVGMPVAVENAIPEIKEIAKFVSTSNVEHGLKTTIEEFFEF; this is encoded by the coding sequence ATGAATTACAAATTAATTGCAACTGATATGGATGGAACATTGCTTGATGAGAAGCATGGGATAACAAAGGAAAATGTTGAGGCAATTATTAAAGTTCAGAGAGAAAAAGATGTTAAATTTGTACTTGCGAGCGGTAGACCAAGCTATGCGATGCTTGAGTATGCAAAAGAGCTTCAAATGGACAAATATGAAGGCTATGTCTTAGCATTTAACGGTGGTGAATTAATTGATATGAAGACAAACGAAGTGATTTTCCACGAAGGGCTGGAGAAAAAAGATATTGAAAATGTTTATAAAGTCTCAAAGGAAATAAATGTTCCGATGATTTTGTACGTTGGAGACACAATTTATGGAACTGAAGCGACAGATGGAGTAATGTATGAAGCCGATCAATGCAAGATGAAATTTCAAAAATTCGATACACTTGAAGACTTGGAGAAAAGAGGAATTGATAAAACTACAAAATGTATGATTATTGGAAAGCCTGAGGAAGTATTGATTGCTCAGGAACACATGAATAAAGTTCATGGGAATGATTATTTTATCGCCATTTCAAAACCAATCTTTCTAGAAATTGCCAACAAAAATGTAGATAAAGGGAAAACATTGAAAAAATTGGGAGAAATTGAAAATATAAAGCCCGAGGAAATGATTGCAGTTGGTGATAGTGCGAACGATAAACCGTTGCTGGAATACGTGGGAATGCCTGTGGCTGTAGAAAATGCTATTCCTGAAATTAAGGAAATAGCTAAATTTGTTTCGACATCGAATGTGGAGCATGGGCTGAAAACTACGATTGAGGAGTTTTTTGAATTTTAA
- a CDS encoding threonine aldolase family protein, with product MLYFANDYTQGACQEILKAVVKTNFENLAGYGADKYCESAKAKIRKVCEVKNADVHFLTGGTQANAVVINSMLESYEGVIAAETGHIAIHEAGAIEFTGHKVLTLPHHHSGKIDVNELKEYLHTFYADENREHMVFPGMVYISHPTEYGTLYSKKELTEISKTCKKYEIPLFLDGARLAYGLMAKNTDLTLPDISRLCDVFYFGGTKVGALLGEAIVFTKNNTPKNFVTRIKQHGVLLAKGRLLGVQFDTLFSNDLYKKIGKHAIDLAEKLKNILHEKNYRFYLESPTNQQFIIIENTKMEELAKNVSFSFWEKYDENHTVIRLATSWATTEKDLNELVKLL from the coding sequence ATGTTATATTTTGCAAATGATTATACGCAAGGGGCTTGTCAGGAGATTTTGAAGGCGGTTGTGAAGACTAATTTTGAGAATTTGGCAGGGTATGGAGCTGATAAATACTGTGAAAGTGCGAAAGCAAAAATTAGGAAAGTTTGTGAAGTGAAGAATGCGGACGTGCATTTTTTGACTGGTGGAACACAGGCTAATGCGGTTGTGATTAATTCGATGCTGGAGTCTTATGAAGGTGTAATTGCGGCTGAAACAGGGCATATTGCGATACATGAGGCTGGAGCGATTGAATTTACAGGGCATAAGGTTTTGACATTGCCACACCACCATAGTGGGAAAATTGATGTTAATGAGCTGAAGGAATATTTACATACATTTTATGCAGACGAAAATCGCGAACATATGGTTTTTCCTGGAATGGTTTATATTTCACATCCGACAGAATATGGAACTTTGTACTCGAAAAAAGAGCTGACAGAAATTTCAAAGACTTGTAAAAAATACGAGATCCCGTTATTTTTGGACGGAGCAAGGCTGGCATATGGGCTTATGGCAAAGAATACGGATCTTACACTTCCAGATATCTCACGGCTTTGTGATGTTTTTTATTTTGGAGGGACCAAAGTTGGAGCATTGCTTGGGGAAGCGATTGTTTTTACAAAAAATAATACACCAAAGAATTTTGTAACAAGAATAAAGCAGCACGGGGTATTGCTTGCAAAAGGAAGGCTGCTTGGAGTACAGTTTGACACATTATTTTCAAACGATTTGTACAAAAAAATTGGAAAGCATGCAATAGATTTGGCTGAAAAATTAAAAAATATTCTGCACGAAAAAAATTACAGATTTTATCTTGAATCACCTACAAATCAGCAGTTTATTATAATTGAAAATACGAAAATGGAAGAGCTGGCAAAAAACGTAAGTTTTTCATTCTGGGAAAAATATGATGAAAATCACACAGTGATAAGGCTAGCGACAAGCTGGGCAACTACAGAAAAAGATTTGAATGAATTAGTAAAATTATTATAA
- a CDS encoding UPF0236 family transposase-like protein — MIRISDFFSLVKTFFKNIFSFRLPFEQQFKLFISKAFETLFRVYVKRVDDAFFHSDKRKDKFKSKGFVKRTVTTAFGHVTFERRKYVDKKTGIHYYIDEKIGLKRYRRLSEELIFTILFEYQYATASFLAKTYGVSRATVYNLVNSFEIPKLDIERFERDDDSPVYMEIDEDHMKCRKSKNTYMRLVSIHRGIDKSAGTETNLLTSTQ, encoded by the coding sequence ATGATTAGAATATCAGATTTTTTCTCGCTTGTAAAGACTTTTTTTAAAAATATTTTTTCCTTCAGACTTCCGTTTGAGCAGCAGTTTAAGCTGTTTATCTCAAAGGCCTTTGAAACACTGTTTAGAGTTTATGTCAAAAGAGTTGATGATGCCTTTTTTCATTCCGATAAAAGAAAAGATAAATTTAAAAGCAAAGGATTTGTTAAAAGAACTGTTACTACTGCCTTCGGGCATGTCACTTTTGAACGTCGAAAATATGTAGACAAGAAAACAGGCATTCACTACTACATTGATGAAAAAATTGGGCTTAAGCGGTACAGACGGCTTTCTGAGGAGCTGATTTTTACTATACTTTTTGAGTATCAATATGCTACGGCTTCATTTCTTGCAAAAACTTACGGTGTTTCAAGGGCTACTGTGTATAATCTTGTCAATTCTTTTGAAATACCGAAACTTGATATTGAAAGATTTGAAAGGGATGACGATTCGCCAGTATATATGGAGATTGATGAAGACCATATGAAATGCAGAAAAAGTAAAAACACATATATGAGGTTGGTTTCAATACATCGTGGAATTGATAAATCTGCAGGGACAGAAACAAACTTATTGACAAGCACACAATAA
- the nifJ gene encoding pyruvate:ferredoxin (flavodoxin) oxidoreductase, translated as MTKNMKTMDGNQAAAHIAYAFTEVAGIYPITPSSTMSELVDQWASYGKENLFGMPVKVVEMQSEAGAAGIVHGSLQTGALTTTFTASQGLLLKIPNMYKISGELLPGVMHVAARAISTQALSIFGDHQDIYAARMTGWAMLATSSVQEVMDLAGIAHLSAIKSRVPVMHFFDGFRTSHEINKVEVMDYEFLESLLDKKAVQEFRERALNPEKPVTRGTAQNDDIYFQAREAQNRFYEAVPDIVNDYMKKISEKTGRNYAPFVYYGSENAERVIIAMGSVNETIKEVVDYLNKNGENVGALNVHLYRPFSSKYFFDAMPKSVKKIAVLDRTKEPGALGEPLYMDVKALYYGRENAPEIVGGRYGLSSKDTTPEQIVAVFKNLAQKEPKNNFTIGIIDDVTFTSLALEDEVFTGNEDVKGCLFFGLGSDGTVGANKNSIKIIGDKTDLYAQGYFAYDSKKSGGVTRSHLRFSKKPIRSTYLVKKPNFVACSVPAYLGKYDMISGLREGGIFLLNTIWDKEKLIKYVPNEIKRELARKKAKFYLINATEIAKEIGLGNRTNTIMQSAFFYLSEVIPHEEAKEYMKEYAEKSYGRKGRDIVQKNWDAIDRGIEGLDEVEVLPEWADLEVDERIIDDAKPEFVKKVADPINHMKGEELPVSTFLGREDGTFEHGTTHYEKRGIADEVPEWQPDMCIQCNQCAYVCPHAVIRPFLIDEEEMAKAPEGMPTIKALGRGMNDLNYKIQVSPLDCTGCSACVDVCPAPRGKAIVMKPIQSQIERNEVEYTDYLFNNVSYKDKILGKNTVKGSQFAKPLFEFSGACAGCGETPYIKLVTQLFGERMIVANATGCSSIYGASAPSTPYTTAESGCGPAWASSLFEDNAEYGYGMFQAVNTIRHRILKRMNEIKADVSMELSDLFTLFEENFDDGDKTTEIRDKLVALMEKENLENTNEKVKSNIAEILELKQYLIKKSIWMFGGDGWAYDIGFGGLDHVLASGDDVNILVLDTEVYSNTGGQASKSSRAGAVAKFAASGKPAKKKDLAAILMTYGNIYVAKVSMGANQNQTLKAIREAEAYPGPSIIIAYSPCIEHGIKAGMGKFQTEEKLATEVGYWPIFRFDPRLAEKGKNPLQLDTRNPAWDKYEDFLLGERRYATLAAEFPEKAKELLEANLKNAKDNWNYYKRMAAMDYSTEE; from the coding sequence ATGACAAAAAATATGAAAACAATGGATGGTAACCAAGCTGCAGCTCACATAGCGTACGCATTTACGGAAGTTGCCGGAATTTATCCGATTACTCCGTCATCAACTATGTCAGAGCTTGTAGATCAATGGGCATCATACGGAAAGGAAAATTTATTTGGAATGCCGGTAAAGGTTGTGGAAATGCAATCAGAGGCTGGAGCTGCGGGGATTGTACATGGATCGTTGCAGACTGGGGCTTTGACTACGACGTTTACTGCTTCTCAAGGATTGTTATTAAAAATACCTAATATGTATAAAATATCTGGGGAATTGCTGCCAGGGGTAATGCATGTTGCGGCAAGAGCAATTTCTACACAGGCGTTGTCAATATTTGGAGATCATCAGGATATTTATGCGGCTAGAATGACAGGATGGGCTATGCTTGCGACAAGTTCAGTTCAGGAAGTTATGGATCTAGCTGGAATTGCACATTTGTCAGCAATTAAGTCGAGAGTGCCTGTAATGCACTTTTTTGACGGATTTAGGACTTCGCATGAAATAAACAAGGTAGAAGTTATGGATTATGAATTTCTTGAAAGCCTGCTTGATAAAAAAGCTGTGCAGGAATTTAGAGAAAGAGCATTAAATCCAGAAAAACCTGTAACAAGGGGAACAGCTCAAAATGATGATATTTATTTTCAGGCAAGGGAGGCTCAAAATAGATTTTATGAAGCTGTGCCTGATATTGTAAATGATTATATGAAAAAAATTAGTGAAAAGACTGGACGGAACTATGCACCTTTTGTTTACTATGGTTCAGAAAATGCTGAAAGAGTTATTATTGCAATGGGTTCTGTAAATGAAACAATTAAGGAAGTTGTAGATTACCTTAATAAAAATGGTGAAAATGTGGGAGCATTGAATGTCCACTTGTATCGTCCATTTTCCAGTAAGTATTTTTTTGATGCAATGCCGAAAAGCGTGAAAAAAATCGCTGTACTTGATAGGACAAAGGAGCCTGGAGCATTGGGAGAGCCATTATATATGGATGTAAAGGCACTTTACTATGGAAGGGAAAATGCACCGGAAATTGTTGGCGGAAGATACGGACTTTCATCAAAGGATACAACGCCTGAACAAATTGTGGCAGTATTTAAAAATCTTGCTCAAAAAGAGCCTAAAAATAATTTCACAATTGGAATTATTGACGATGTTACATTTACATCTTTGGCATTAGAAGATGAAGTATTTACTGGAAATGAAGATGTGAAAGGCTGTCTGTTTTTTGGGCTTGGTTCGGATGGGACAGTTGGGGCGAATAAAAATTCGATAAAAATTATTGGAGATAAGACAGATTTATATGCACAAGGTTATTTTGCATACGATTCTAAAAAATCAGGCGGGGTAACACGTTCGCATTTGAGGTTTAGCAAAAAGCCGATACGTTCGACTTATCTGGTAAAAAAACCTAATTTTGTTGCCTGTTCAGTGCCTGCGTATTTGGGAAAGTACGATATGATTTCAGGGTTGCGTGAAGGTGGAATATTTTTATTAAATACAATATGGGATAAGGAAAAATTGATAAAATATGTTCCAAATGAGATAAAAAGGGAACTGGCACGTAAAAAAGCTAAATTTTACTTGATAAATGCAACAGAAATCGCAAAGGAAATTGGGCTTGGAAATAGGACAAACACTATTATGCAGTCTGCATTTTTCTATCTGTCCGAAGTAATTCCTCACGAAGAAGCAAAGGAATATATGAAAGAATATGCTGAAAAAAGTTACGGAAGAAAAGGACGGGATATTGTTCAGAAAAACTGGGATGCGATTGACAGGGGAATTGAAGGGCTGGATGAAGTTGAAGTACTGCCTGAATGGGCAGATCTTGAAGTTGATGAAAGAATCATTGACGATGCAAAGCCTGAATTTGTAAAAAAGGTTGCTGATCCAATTAACCATATGAAAGGTGAAGAATTACCAGTTTCGACATTTTTAGGACGGGAAGATGGAACATTTGAACACGGGACTACACATTATGAAAAAAGGGGGATTGCCGATGAAGTGCCAGAATGGCAGCCTGATATGTGTATACAATGTAACCAGTGTGCTTATGTTTGTCCACACGCTGTAATACGTCCGTTTCTGATTGACGAGGAAGAAATGGCAAAAGCTCCAGAAGGAATGCCGACAATAAAGGCATTGGGACGTGGAATGAACGACTTGAACTATAAAATTCAAGTATCACCACTGGACTGTACAGGATGCAGTGCTTGTGTAGATGTGTGTCCTGCTCCTCGTGGAAAAGCCATTGTTATGAAACCAATTCAATCTCAAATTGAAAGAAATGAAGTTGAATATACAGATTACTTATTTAACAATGTTTCATACAAGGACAAAATTTTAGGAAAAAATACTGTAAAAGGCTCACAATTTGCAAAACCGCTGTTTGAATTTTCGGGAGCGTGTGCAGGTTGTGGAGAAACACCTTATATTAAATTGGTAACACAGTTGTTTGGGGAACGTATGATTGTGGCAAATGCGACAGGATGTTCTTCAATTTATGGAGCTTCTGCACCGTCTACGCCTTATACAACTGCTGAAAGCGGTTGCGGGCCTGCATGGGCTTCTTCACTATTTGAAGATAACGCTGAATATGGATATGGGATGTTTCAGGCTGTAAATACGATTCGACATAGAATTTTAAAGAGAATGAATGAAATAAAAGCTGATGTTTCAATGGAACTTTCTGATTTGTTCACTTTATTTGAAGAAAACTTTGATGATGGGGACAAAACTACGGAAATACGTGATAAACTGGTAGCTTTAATGGAAAAGGAAAATTTAGAAAATACAAATGAAAAAGTAAAAAGTAACATAGCTGAAATATTAGAATTGAAACAGTATCTAATCAAAAAATCCATCTGGATGTTTGGTGGAGATGGTTGGGCTTATGACATTGGATTTGGCGGGCTTGATCACGTGCTGGCTTCTGGAGATGATGTTAATATTCTTGTGCTTGATACTGAAGTTTACTCAAATACAGGAGGACAGGCTTCAAAATCTTCAAGAGCAGGAGCAGTTGCGAAATTTGCAGCTTCAGGAAAACCGGCAAAGAAAAAAGATTTAGCTGCAATACTGATGACTTATGGAAATATTTATGTTGCTAAAGTGTCAATGGGTGCAAATCAGAATCAGACACTGAAAGCAATAAGAGAAGCAGAGGCTTATCCAGGGCCATCAATAATAATCGCTTATTCACCTTGTATAGAACATGGAATAAAAGCTGGTATGGGTAAATTCCAGACAGAAGAAAAACTGGCAACAGAAGTAGGATACTGGCCAATTTTCAGATTTGATCCAAGACTCGCTGAAAAAGGGAAAAATCCACTTCAACTGGATACAAGAAATCCAGCTTGGGACAAATACGAAGATTTCCTGCTAGGAGAACGAAGATATGCAACCTTAGCCGCAGAATTTCCTGAAAAAGCCAAAGAATTACTTGAAGCAAACTTAAAGAATGCCAAAGATAACTGGAATTACTACAAACGAATGGCAGCAATGGATTATTCAACAGAAGAATAA